A genome region from Labilibaculum antarcticum includes the following:
- a CDS encoding gliding motility-associated C-terminal domain-containing protein, with product MKIKSGLLNSMAFYRFSLLVIFVVLSNPIFSQITAASASHKSLTQYSSSPQDSVYVFCDIIGSDVGVLKATPNDGTSGWVFTWTKWDALTSDFTNPVTSVDTPTESILTSLPDGLYKVEATNGVDSFNDQAWVLNNSNTNPSLTLSLMDCVGLHFLTSFLPADLRYNDIRSGNTSDMISVLDETTDRVVKFSMARNSEVILSATQNLGVLPTVQIDKRFIDQEAFQGELTYVVTVLDQYNCEFVSDPISSSTYVAKAEFSVDPMIGEAPLEVAFNNESVNADDFEWFIYQDFDRIEIGATTVEDSLLVDGIITDEDPLAYTYLHPGNYFVKLIASSDKGPETCSDEFYLKTEGKPIVVDTSLVQVPNVFTPNGDGRNDVFRVKSQSLKSFSATIINRWGRVVYSWKNPDEGWNGKVNGKWATPGTYFYVITATGREEPKKKYTKKGSFMLIRK from the coding sequence ATGAAAATTAAGTCCGGCTTACTAAATTCGATGGCATTTTATCGCTTTTCACTTCTTGTGATATTTGTAGTTTTGTCAAACCCAATTTTCTCTCAGATTACCGCTGCAAGCGCCAGCCATAAATCATTAACTCAATATTCAAGCTCGCCTCAAGATTCTGTCTATGTCTTTTGTGATATTATAGGGTCTGATGTTGGGGTATTAAAAGCTACACCGAATGATGGAACATCTGGATGGGTTTTCACTTGGACAAAATGGGATGCTTTAACTTCTGATTTTACAAATCCCGTAACATCAGTTGATACTCCCACAGAATCAATATTGACTAGTTTACCTGATGGATTATATAAGGTTGAAGCGACTAATGGTGTTGATTCTTTTAATGATCAGGCTTGGGTTTTGAACAATTCCAATACTAATCCAAGTTTAACTCTTAGTTTGATGGATTGTGTTGGGTTACATTTTCTAACATCATTTTTGCCAGCTGATTTAAGGTATAATGATATTCGATCTGGAAATACAAGTGATATGATAAGTGTTTTAGATGAAACAACGGATCGGGTTGTGAAATTTTCTATGGCAAGAAATTCTGAAGTGATTTTAAGTGCGACACAAAACTTAGGAGTGTTGCCTACTGTACAAATAGACAAACGTTTTATTGATCAGGAAGCCTTTCAGGGTGAATTAACTTATGTGGTAACTGTATTAGATCAATATAATTGTGAGTTTGTATCAGATCCTATTTCATCATCAACATATGTTGCGAAAGCTGAATTTTCTGTTGATCCAATGATTGGTGAAGCTCCTTTGGAGGTAGCTTTTAATAACGAATCTGTGAATGCTGATGATTTTGAATGGTTTATATATCAAGATTTTGATAGAATTGAAATTGGAGCAACTACTGTTGAGGACAGTCTCTTGGTTGATGGGATAATTACTGACGAGGATCCTCTTGCTTATACATATTTACATCCAGGCAATTACTTCGTGAAGTTGATAGCTTCTTCTGATAAGGGCCCTGAGACATGTTCTGATGAGTTTTATTTAAAGACCGAGGGAAAGCCAATTGTAGTGGATACCTCATTGGTGCAGGTTCCTAATGTTTTTACTCCAAATGGAGATGGTCGAAATGATGTGTTTAGAGTGAAATCTCAGTCGCTTAAAAGTTTTAGTGCAACGATTATTAATCGATGGGGAAGAGTTGTTTATTCCTGGAAAAATCCGGACGAAGGCTGGAATGGAAAAGTTAATGGAAAATGGGCTACTCCGGGAACCTATTTTTATGTGATTACTGCAACAGGTAGAGAGGAGCCAAAAAAGAAATATACCAAGAAAGGATCCTTTATGCTGATCAGAAAATAA
- a CDS encoding ATP-dependent helicase, translated as MEYLNELNQVQREAVENINGASLVIAGAGSGKTRVLTYRIAHLLNQNIPAYSILALTFTNKAAREMKERIGKLVDQQQSQSLWMGTFHSIFSKILRYESEHLGFDSNFTIYDTQDSRNLLRAIIREMQLDDKVYKANEVLNRISSAKNNLVTANAYAQNSNIQKIDASNRRPLIFEIYKKYSQRCRQANAMDFDDLLLQTNILFKTKPEILSKYQDKFRYLLVDEYQDTNYSQYLIVKKLAENHKNVCVVGDDAQSIYSFRGAKIENILNFKNDYPNYKLYKLEQNYRSTQNIVNAANSVILKNREQIKKESFSENEEGAKIKVVKAITDHEEGYIVANAIFEERMREHLQYQDFAILYRTNAQSRIFEESLRKLNLPYKIYGGLSFYQRKEIKDLLSYFRLTVNPNDEEAIKRVINYPKRGIGATTITKLQDAATQNECSMWDVICGLNQRPYGINSGTISKLMRFATLITDFQKRQDIDSAIDLANHVAKTAGIVQELYNDRSPEGVSRHENIQELLNGIQEFTQNSLEEGKELQLANYLEDVALLTDQDKDKDEDRNKITLMTIHSAKGLEFPHLHIVGLEEDLFPSQMATTTPQDLEEERRLFYVALTRAETKVTLSFAKSRYKWGNVSYPRPSRFISEIDEKFVDLQFDTEPDFSGFRDANQLSRSDSEVVNQPKKFETKQSFSSKPKLNQPITRNRNSNNQDNDPNFIPTNPELIQSGMIVEHQRFGKGKVLQMEGNKPNIKATVFFQNVGQKQLLLKFAKLKIVG; from the coding sequence ATGGAATATTTAAACGAATTAAATCAGGTACAGCGAGAAGCCGTTGAGAATATAAATGGAGCCTCACTGGTTATTGCCGGTGCCGGATCGGGTAAAACACGAGTTTTAACTTATAGAATTGCTCATCTTCTAAATCAAAATATTCCAGCCTACTCCATTTTAGCTTTAACCTTTACCAATAAAGCAGCTCGAGAAATGAAAGAGAGGATTGGTAAGCTGGTTGATCAACAACAATCTCAATCGTTATGGATGGGGACTTTTCACTCCATATTTTCGAAAATATTACGATACGAGTCTGAACATTTGGGTTTTGATTCAAATTTCACAATTTACGATACTCAGGATTCAAGAAATTTACTTCGCGCCATCATCAGAGAGATGCAACTTGACGACAAAGTTTATAAGGCAAACGAAGTATTGAATCGAATTTCATCAGCAAAAAACAATTTGGTCACGGCTAATGCTTATGCTCAAAATTCCAATATTCAAAAGATTGATGCAAGCAACCGACGCCCACTTATATTTGAAATTTATAAAAAATACAGTCAGAGGTGCCGACAAGCCAACGCTATGGATTTTGATGATTTGTTATTGCAAACCAATATCCTTTTTAAAACCAAGCCGGAAATTCTATCGAAATATCAGGATAAATTTAGGTACCTATTGGTTGATGAGTACCAGGATACAAACTACTCTCAATATTTAATTGTAAAAAAACTTGCCGAAAATCATAAAAATGTTTGTGTTGTTGGTGATGATGCTCAGAGTATTTATTCTTTCCGCGGTGCTAAAATTGAAAACATCCTTAATTTCAAAAACGACTATCCAAATTACAAACTATATAAATTAGAGCAAAACTATAGGTCAACACAAAACATTGTTAATGCAGCCAATAGTGTAATTCTCAAAAATCGCGAACAAATAAAGAAAGAATCTTTTTCTGAAAACGAAGAAGGTGCAAAAATAAAAGTTGTAAAAGCTATCACCGATCACGAAGAAGGATATATTGTTGCCAATGCAATTTTCGAGGAAAGAATGCGTGAGCATCTTCAATATCAAGATTTCGCAATTCTTTATCGAACCAATGCTCAATCGAGAATTTTTGAGGAGTCGCTGCGTAAACTAAACCTACCTTACAAAATATATGGTGGTTTATCCTTTTATCAGAGAAAAGAGATTAAAGACCTCCTTTCCTATTTTCGCCTTACGGTAAACCCAAATGATGAAGAAGCAATAAAAAGAGTAATTAATTACCCCAAAAGAGGAATTGGTGCCACAACGATAACAAAACTTCAGGATGCTGCCACACAGAATGAATGCAGCATGTGGGATGTGATTTGCGGACTAAATCAAAGACCCTACGGAATCAATTCCGGAACAATTTCAAAATTGATGAGATTTGCGACTTTAATTACTGACTTTCAAAAAAGACAAGACATCGATTCAGCTATAGATCTGGCAAACCATGTGGCAAAAACAGCAGGTATTGTACAAGAACTTTATAACGACAGATCACCGGAAGGGGTATCCAGACATGAAAATATTCAGGAGCTTTTAAATGGTATTCAGGAATTTACCCAAAACTCATTAGAGGAAGGCAAAGAATTACAGTTGGCAAATTACTTAGAAGACGTAGCTCTTTTAACCGATCAGGACAAGGATAAAGATGAAGATCGAAATAAAATTACCTTAATGACAATTCATTCGGCAAAAGGACTGGAATTTCCGCACTTACATATTGTAGGATTAGAGGAAGATCTGTTCCCTTCCCAAATGGCAACGACTACACCACAGGATTTAGAAGAAGAGCGAAGATTATTCTATGTTGCCTTAACCAGAGCAGAAACTAAGGTTACCTTATCATTCGCAAAATCGAGATATAAATGGGGAAACGTGAGTTATCCTCGTCCAAGTCGATTCATTAGTGAAATAGACGAAAAATTTGTTGACCTACAATTTGATACAGAACCAGATTTTTCAGGTTTCAGAGATGCTAACCAACTAAGCAGGAGCGACTCTGAAGTAGTTAACCAACCGAAAAAATTTGAAACAAAACAAAGTTTTTCCTCCAAACCAAAACTAAATCAACCGATTACTCGTAACCGAAATAGTAATAATCAGGATAACGATCCTAATTTTATTCCTACGAACCCAGAACTTATACAATCGGGTATGATTGTGGAACACCAACGCTTCGGGAAAGGTAAGGTTTTGCAAATGGAAGGCAACAAACCAAATATTAAAGCAACTGTGTTTTTTCAAAATGTTGGACAAAAACAACTATTATTAAAATTCGCAAAACTTAAAATTGTAGGATAA
- a CDS encoding DUF4290 domain-containing protein, with protein MDYNSSRKHLILPEYGRNVHKMVDFALTVEDKDERNRVVKSIIAIMGNMYPHLRDVSDFRHKLWDHITIMSDFQLDIDSPYEAPTREKLAEKPDKLPYHNERIKYRHYGRTVEALIGKAIEIEDPKEKDALILMIANHMKKSFLTWNKDSVPDEKIFKDITALSKGKLEIPENLKLAEVKEREYVQKIKKKKNPRTDNRNDNKNDHRKFNKPRI; from the coding sequence ATGGATTATAATTCAAGCAGGAAACATCTTATTCTTCCTGAATATGGACGAAATGTTCACAAAATGGTAGATTTCGCCCTAACTGTTGAGGATAAGGACGAAAGAAACCGTGTAGTAAAAAGTATTATTGCAATTATGGGGAATATGTATCCTCACCTTAGGGATGTAAGTGATTTCAGACACAAACTTTGGGATCATATTACTATTATGTCTGATTTTCAATTAGACATAGACTCACCTTACGAAGCTCCTACCAGGGAAAAGCTAGCTGAAAAGCCTGATAAATTACCCTACCATAATGAAAGAATTAAGTATCGTCATTATGGTCGCACAGTAGAAGCTTTAATTGGAAAAGCCATTGAAATTGAAGATCCGAAGGAAAAAGATGCACTCATTTTAATGATTGCCAATCACATGAAAAAGTCATTCCTTACTTGGAATAAAGATAGTGTGCCTGACGAAAAAATATTTAAAGATATAACTGCATTATCGAAAGGTAAACTTGAAATTCCGGAGAATTTAAAATTAGCCGAGGTGAAAGAAAGGGAATACGTTCAGAAAATTAAAAAGAAAAAAAATCCCAGAACTGATAATCGCAACGACAACAAAAACGATCATCGAAAGTTCAATAAACCAAGAATATAA
- the murA gene encoding UDP-N-acetylglucosamine 1-carboxyvinyltransferase, with amino-acid sequence MSTFEIIGGKSLKGELTPQGAKNEALQILCATLLTEEKVTIHNIPNILDVNKLIELLSELGVSVCQESKNTYSFEAKNINLDYLNSPEFASKGSSLRGSIMIIGPLLARFGKGYIPRPGGDKIGRRRLDTHFLGFQKLGAKFNFNPGENFYRVEASELKGCYMLLDEASVTGTANIIMAAVMAKGTTTLYNAACEPYIQQLCRMLISMGAKISGIGSNLLSIEGVKSLSGCEHRVLPDMIEIGSFIGLAVMTKSEITIKDVAYHELGMIPDAFKRMGVKMELRGDDIYIPKQENYQIETFIDGSILTVADAPWPGLTPDLLSVFLVLATQAKGSVLIHQKMFESRLFFTDKLIDMGAQIILCDPHRATVIGLNQEQGLRPTTMVSPDIRAGVALLIAALSADGKSIIHNIDQIDRGYENIDLRLNAIGANIKRISN; translated from the coding sequence ATGAGCACTTTCGAAATTATTGGGGGCAAATCGTTAAAGGGAGAATTAACTCCACAAGGGGCAAAAAATGAAGCCCTTCAGATTTTATGTGCCACTCTTTTAACTGAAGAAAAGGTAACAATTCATAATATCCCGAACATACTTGATGTTAATAAATTAATTGAATTACTGTCTGAGCTTGGAGTCAGCGTTTGCCAAGAATCAAAAAACACTTATTCTTTCGAAGCAAAAAACATTAATCTTGACTATCTAAATTCCCCTGAATTCGCAAGTAAAGGATCATCGTTAAGAGGTTCAATAATGATTATCGGCCCCTTGCTAGCTCGATTTGGCAAAGGATATATTCCTCGCCCGGGAGGAGATAAAATTGGAAGAAGACGTTTGGATACTCACTTTTTAGGATTTCAAAAACTGGGCGCAAAGTTCAATTTTAATCCTGGTGAAAATTTTTACCGTGTTGAGGCCAGTGAGCTAAAAGGATGCTATATGTTACTTGATGAAGCATCGGTTACAGGAACTGCGAACATTATTATGGCCGCAGTTATGGCCAAAGGAACAACAACACTCTACAATGCAGCCTGCGAACCTTACATACAACAATTGTGTAGGATGTTGATATCGATGGGTGCAAAAATAAGTGGTATTGGCTCTAATCTATTATCGATTGAAGGAGTTAAATCCCTATCGGGATGTGAGCACCGAGTTCTTCCAGACATGATTGAAATAGGAAGTTTTATTGGGCTTGCAGTAATGACTAAATCAGAAATTACCATAAAAGATGTCGCCTACCATGAATTGGGTATGATTCCCGATGCATTTAAACGTATGGGTGTAAAAATGGAATTAAGAGGTGATGATATTTATATTCCAAAGCAAGAAAATTATCAAATTGAAACCTTCATCGACGGATCTATTCTAACCGTTGCAGATGCTCCCTGGCCAGGACTAACTCCTGATTTACTCAGTGTTTTTCTTGTATTAGCAACTCAAGCTAAAGGAAGTGTGCTTATCCATCAAAAAATGTTTGAAAGTCGTTTGTTCTTTACGGATAAACTAATTGATATGGGAGCTCAAATTATTCTTTGTGATCCACATAGAGCTACAGTTATTGGTTTAAATCAAGAGCAGGGTTTACGGCCAACCACAATGGTTTCTCCGGATATTAGAGCCGGTGTTGCACTTTTAATAGCAGCACTTTCTGCGGATGGGAAAAGTATAATTCACAACATAGATCAAATCGACCGAGGGTACGAAAACATTGACCTTCGCTTGAATGCAATTGGCGCTAACATCAAAAGAATCAGTAATTAA
- a CDS encoding TlpA family protein disulfide reductase, which produces MKNIKLSLILFSFLFSLSFFAGASNPADGKDVKEGYEIGDRLPDIKAKSIAGNDIKLSSLEGKLVLVDFWASWCPPCRAENPRIVNAYNKFKNVNFKNGKGFTIYSFSLDTKQANWKAAIAKDKLNWDYHVSELKGWKSPTSNKFGISSIPSNFLIDGNGIILAKNLRGEKLELILQHYEKK; this is translated from the coding sequence ATGAAAAATATAAAATTAAGCTTGATATTATTCTCTTTTCTTTTTTCATTATCCTTTTTTGCAGGAGCTTCAAATCCTGCTGATGGAAAAGACGTGAAAGAAGGTTATGAAATAGGAGACAGACTGCCAGATATTAAGGCAAAGTCGATTGCAGGAAACGATATTAAGTTAAGCTCATTGGAAGGCAAATTGGTTTTAGTTGATTTTTGGGCTTCGTGGTGTCCTCCTTGTCGTGCAGAAAACCCAAGAATAGTAAATGCCTACAATAAATTTAAAAACGTAAATTTTAAAAATGGAAAAGGGTTTACCATTTATAGTTTTTCACTCGACACCAAACAAGCAAACTGGAAAGCAGCAATTGCTAAAGATAAACTCAATTGGGATTATCACGTAAGTGAATTAAAGGGATGGAAATCTCCAACTTCGAATAAATTTGGCATCAGTTCTATCCCATCCAATTTCTTAATTGATGGCAATGGAATTATTTTAGCTAAAAACCTTAGAGGTGAGAAATTAGAATTAATTCTTCAGCACTACGAAAAAAAGTAA
- a CDS encoding nucleotide exchange factor GrpE yields the protein MTKDKNKSKKEKLEEKDIETTENQTVEETCKKEEPEANETADSEQNQKSPEEKEVDELEELGIKLQEMNDKYVRLSAEFDNYRKRTLKEKMELTKSAGEKILINVLPVMDNFERALQSIDATKDVDAIKEGVHLIYGNFKEFITQNGVKEIEAVNQAFDTDIHEAITKIPAPTKKMKGKVVDCVEKGYFLHDKVIRFAKVVVGE from the coding sequence ATGACAAAAGATAAGAACAAATCAAAAAAAGAAAAATTGGAAGAAAAAGATATTGAAACTACTGAAAACCAAACAGTAGAAGAAACTTGTAAAAAGGAAGAACCAGAGGCTAACGAAACTGCCGACAGTGAACAAAACCAGAAATCTCCAGAGGAAAAAGAGGTTGATGAATTGGAAGAATTAGGAATCAAACTTCAGGAAATGAATGACAAGTATGTACGTTTGTCAGCTGAATTTGACAACTATCGCAAAAGAACTCTAAAGGAAAAAATGGAGTTGACAAAATCAGCTGGAGAAAAAATTCTCATTAACGTTCTTCCTGTGATGGATAACTTCGAACGCGCTTTACAATCAATTGATGCAACAAAAGATGTTGACGCAATTAAAGAAGGTGTCCATTTGATTTATGGCAATTTCAAAGAATTTATTACTCAAAATGGAGTGAAAGAAATTGAAGCTGTGAATCAAGCTTTTGATACTGACATCCACGAAGCGATAACAAAAATACCTGCTCCAACCAAGAAGATGAAAGGTAAAGTTGTTGACTGTGTTGAGAAAGGTTATTTCCTTCACGACAAGGTAATTCGTTTTGCCAAAGTTGTTGTTGGAGAATAA
- the dnaJ gene encoding molecular chaperone DnaJ produces the protein MSKRDYYEVLGVAKSASETEIKKAYRKKAIQYHPDKNPDDKQAEENFKEAAEAYEVLSNPEKRQRFDQYGHAGMSGSAGGGYSGGGMNMEDIFSHFGDIFGGGGFGGGFGGGGGRSSRRVNRGSNLRVKVKLTLQEISEGVEKKIKVKKHIECKSCNGSGAKDGSSFSSCSTCHGSGQITRIQNTILGQMQTASTCPSCGGEGKIITNKCTSCSGEGTVQDEEVITINIPAGVAEGMQLSVSGRGNAARRGGVNGDLLILVHEEEHPELIRDENDLLYNLFVSIPDSILGTAVEIPTIQNKVKVKIDAGTQSGKILRLRGKGLPDINGYGRGDLLVKINIWVPNNVSKDEKKILEKLQTSESFTPNPTAQEKSFFKKVKNFFD, from the coding sequence ATGTCGAAAAGAGATTATTATGAAGTGTTGGGAGTTGCCAAGTCAGCCTCGGAGACCGAAATAAAAAAAGCATACCGTAAAAAAGCAATACAGTATCACCCTGATAAAAATCCGGATGACAAGCAAGCTGAAGAGAACTTTAAAGAAGCAGCAGAGGCATACGAAGTATTGAGTAACCCAGAAAAACGTCAGCGATTCGATCAATATGGTCATGCTGGAATGAGCGGCTCTGCAGGAGGTGGTTACAGTGGTGGCGGAATGAACATGGAGGATATCTTTTCTCATTTTGGTGACATCTTTGGTGGTGGTGGTTTTGGCGGCGGTTTTGGCGGTGGCGGCGGACGTAGCTCGAGAAGAGTAAATCGCGGCAGCAACCTTAGAGTTAAGGTTAAGCTAACATTGCAAGAAATTTCGGAAGGCGTTGAAAAGAAAATAAAGGTAAAAAAGCATATTGAGTGTAAATCCTGTAATGGATCAGGAGCAAAAGACGGATCATCTTTCTCCTCTTGCTCAACTTGTCATGGTTCTGGTCAGATAACCCGTATTCAGAATACGATTCTGGGTCAGATGCAAACAGCTTCCACCTGTCCTTCCTGCGGTGGCGAAGGGAAAATTATCACAAATAAATGTACCAGTTGTTCGGGAGAAGGAACTGTTCAGGACGAAGAGGTAATTACCATTAATATACCTGCCGGAGTAGCCGAAGGAATGCAACTGTCGGTTAGCGGAAGAGGTAATGCTGCCCGTCGCGGTGGAGTAAATGGTGATTTATTGATTCTTGTTCATGAGGAAGAACATCCGGAATTAATTCGTGATGAAAATGATCTTTTATACAATTTATTCGTTAGCATTCCTGATTCAATTTTAGGTACTGCTGTTGAAATTCCTACCATCCAAAATAAGGTAAAAGTGAAAATTGATGCAGGAACTCAATCTGGAAAAATTCTTCGTTTAAGAGGAAAAGGTTTACCTGATATTAACGGATATGGCAGAGGAGATTTACTGGTGAAAATTAATATTTGGGTGCCAAACAATGTATCGAAAGATGAAAAGAAAATCTTAGAGAAATTACAGACATCTGAAAGCTTTACACCTAATCCTACAGCTCAGGAAAAAAGCTTCTTCAAAAAAGTGAAGAACTTCTTCGACTAA
- a CDS encoding ABC transporter ATP-binding protein, translated as MAFFEAKDIVKQYAGHKALNKVSISVPKGSIFGLLGPNGAGKTTLIRIINQITGPDSGEIFFDGKPLIPNDTARIGYLPEERGLYKKMKIGEQAVYLAQLKGMGQKEATKKLKVWFDKFDILQWWDNKVEELSKGMQQKIQFIVTVLHEPELLIFDEPFSGFDPINANLLKKEILELRDKGATIIFSTHNMGSVEEICDHIALINKSEKILDGPVDQIKKKYRTNTYQVTYTGEFDKLEKILNSDFEIIEKNKSLEYNTLKIRLNNGATSNELLEQLLPYLNIISYSEIIPSMNDIFIRVVNENKKI; from the coding sequence ATGGCATTTTTCGAAGCAAAAGACATAGTTAAACAATACGCAGGACACAAAGCTTTAAATAAAGTGAGTATCTCTGTTCCCAAAGGAAGTATATTTGGTCTCCTTGGCCCAAATGGGGCAGGTAAAACCACCCTAATCAGAATAATAAACCAAATAACTGGTCCTGATTCTGGTGAAATTTTCTTTGATGGAAAACCATTAATTCCAAACGATACTGCCCGCATTGGATATCTTCCAGAAGAAAGAGGTTTGTATAAAAAAATGAAGATTGGAGAACAGGCTGTTTACCTGGCTCAGCTGAAAGGGATGGGACAAAAGGAAGCGACTAAAAAATTAAAAGTTTGGTTCGATAAGTTTGACATTCTTCAATGGTGGGATAACAAAGTAGAAGAGCTTTCGAAAGGAATGCAGCAAAAAATACAATTTATTGTTACCGTTCTGCACGAACCGGAATTGCTGATTTTCGATGAACCATTTAGTGGTTTTGATCCTATCAATGCAAACCTGTTAAAAAAGGAAATCCTTGAACTTAGAGACAAAGGAGCAACGATTATTTTCTCAACTCACAATATGGGATCGGTTGAAGAGATTTGCGATCACATTGCTTTGATCAACAAATCAGAAAAAATTCTTGACGGGCCGGTTGATCAAATAAAGAAAAAATACAGAACGAATACCTATCAGGTAACCTATACCGGCGAATTCGACAAGCTGGAAAAAATTCTTAACTCAGATTTTGAGATTATTGAGAAAAACAAAAGTCTTGAATACAATACTCTTAAAATAAGATTGAATAATGGTGCTACATCCAATGAATTATTGGAGCAACTACTTCCCTATTTAAATATAATTTCCTATAGTGAAATCATTCCAAGCATGAATGATATATTCATTCGAGTTGTGAATGAAAACAAAAAGATTTAA
- a CDS encoding ABC transporter permease: protein MNKIFIIIKREYLSRVKKRSFLILTFLTPVLIAGIYAFMIWMMLKDDTEKRTIAVINESQLVEPVKSADFTTFKYLNDTSFEDAKSQMEEMDYYAILVIPENILDSKMAELFSDKQVTIEVKSEAGSQIRNHIEKIKRSKIIAQAGMPDLEEKLAATETPISMKTIKFGEDGEVKQSSTEIAMGIGFVASFIIYMFIFLYGVQVMRGVIEEKTNRIVEVIISSVKPFQLMMGKIVGVAMVGLTQFIMWIILSGVIITVGSALVLPGIDMDSLQQAKTLSELPQGSTSLDANQFKMAQEILGTFDLGYIAGILGAFVFFFLGGYLLYAALFAAVGSAVDNETETQQFMIPITIPLVLALYIGFAVARNPESSLAFWGSMIPFTSPIVMLVRIPFGVPIWELLLSMTILIGTFLLITWIAAKIYRTGILMYGKKVSYKEIWKWLRYHN, encoded by the coding sequence ATGAACAAAATTTTCATCATTATAAAAAGAGAATATCTCTCTCGAGTTAAAAAAAGATCATTCCTAATATTAACTTTTTTAACTCCTGTTTTAATCGCTGGTATTTATGCATTCATGATTTGGATGATGCTTAAAGACGATACCGAGAAAAGAACCATTGCTGTTATTAATGAGTCGCAATTGGTAGAGCCTGTTAAAAGCGCGGATTTCACGACTTTCAAATACTTAAACGACACCAGTTTTGAAGATGCGAAATCACAAATGGAAGAAATGGATTACTATGCCATTCTTGTAATTCCTGAGAATATTCTGGATAGTAAAATGGCCGAATTATTCTCGGACAAACAGGTAACAATAGAAGTGAAATCGGAGGCTGGCTCGCAAATTAGAAATCATATTGAGAAAATAAAACGATCTAAAATAATCGCTCAAGCCGGAATGCCCGATTTGGAAGAGAAGCTTGCCGCAACAGAAACTCCAATTTCCATGAAAACCATCAAATTTGGTGAAGATGGAGAGGTGAAACAAAGTTCCACAGAGATTGCAATGGGAATTGGTTTTGTAGCCAGCTTTATAATTTACATGTTCATTTTCTTGTATGGAGTTCAAGTAATGCGTGGTGTAATCGAAGAAAAGACTAATCGCATTGTAGAAGTTATCATCTCATCGGTGAAACCATTTCAATTAATGATGGGAAAAATAGTTGGTGTTGCTATGGTTGGATTAACACAGTTTATTATGTGGATAATCCTATCAGGCGTAATCATCACGGTGGGTTCTGCACTAGTACTTCCCGGCATTGATATGGATTCTTTACAACAAGCTAAAACTCTTTCCGAATTACCTCAAGGCTCAACTTCTTTAGATGCCAATCAATTTAAGATGGCTCAAGAAATACTAGGTACTTTTGATCTCGGATATATTGCAGGAATTCTTGGTGCTTTTGTCTTCTTTTTCCTTGGTGGCTATTTATTATACGCAGCTCTTTTTGCCGCTGTTGGCAGTGCTGTTGATAATGAAACAGAAACACAGCAATTTATGATACCAATAACCATACCTCTGGTGTTGGCTTTGTACATTGGTTTTGCAGTCGCCCGAAATCCAGAAAGCAGCTTGGCTTTTTGGGGATCAATGATTCCTTTTACCTCGCCAATTGTAATGTTGGTAAGAATTCCTTTTGGAGTTCCAATTTGGGAATTATTGTTATCAATGACTATACTAATTGGTACATTCTTACTAATTACCTGGATCGCTGCCAAAATATACCGAACCGGAATTTTGATGTATGGTAAAAAAGTTTCTTACAAAGAAATTTGGAAGTGGTTGCGTTATCACAATTAA